In one Silene latifolia isolate original U9 population chromosome 10, ASM4854445v1, whole genome shotgun sequence genomic region, the following are encoded:
- the LOC141605939 gene encoding kinesin-like protein KIN-13B: MDVVGRQMPRTTAGTAAAASNNFIEIPSKWLQPVPFNPRGLNAGGGISSNHEFPLDPPSPPWNATRVSKFRKANDSSSSPHEYSPGLLDLQSCDTELISDIPALGSYDASSLNQPGVRSFDESDPSTAANRVANRANPVAKIKVVVRKRPLNKKEMAKKEDDIITIESNLSALTVHETKLKVDLTEYMERHEFVFDAVLDEHVSNDKVYAETVEPIVPLIFRKTKATCFAYGQTGSGKTYTMQPLPLRASRDILTLIHHTYRNQGYQLFLSFFEIYGGKLFDLLNDRKGLSMREDGKKQVCIVGLDEYKVSDTETIMGLIERGNASRSTGITGANEESSRSHAILQLAVKRAADASESKSPRIVGKLSFIDLAGSERGADTTDNDKQTRMEGAEINKSLLALKECIRALDNDQNHIPFRGSKLTEVLRDSFVGNSRTVMISCISPNSGSCEHTLNTLRYADRVKSLSRGNNSKRDSKTQSSSSTLIPNLEDNPNNNGPNRRNRFGWSREFEKESPPSPIIERVHSGRVEKSNSFTYLDDNKGTRGGLVDMSLDYYDNSEELSGQESPSWMKDKRGEINQMPELHSKMCGNNASSDDDLNALLKEEEDLVASHRSLLEETIELVREEMNMIIEADQPGNQLDDYVSKLNSILSQKAAGILKLQTKLANFKRRLNEHNVLVSTCGQ; this comes from the exons atggaTGTAGTTGGTAGACAAATGCCGAGAACTACTGCTGGTACTGCTGCTGCTGCGTCGAATAATTTTATCGAAATTCCGTCCAAATGGCTTCAACCTGTTCCTTTTAATCCg AGGGGTTTGAATGCAGGAGGAGGTATCAGCAGTAATCATGAATTTCCCTTGGATCCGCCATCGCCACCGTGGAATGCTACACGAGTGTCAAAATTTAGGAAAGCTAACGACAGTTCGTCTTCGCCCCATGAGTACAGCCCTGGCTTGCTTGATCTTCAGTCCTGCGATACTGAACTTATctctgat ATTCCAGCTCTTGGCTCATATGATGCCTCCTCCCTTAATCAACCTGGTGTTAGGAGCTTTGATGAATCAGATCCATCTACTGCTGCAAACAGAGTTGCTAACAGGGCGAATCCGGTAGCGAAAATCAAAGTGGTG GTGCGGAAGAGGCCTCTGAACAAAaaggaaatggcaaagaaagaggACGACATAATAACCATAGAGTCAAATTTGAGTGCCTTGACTGTCCATGAAACAAAACTTAAG GTTGATTTAACGGAATACATGGAGAGACATGAGTTTGTTTTTGATGCAGTGTTGGATGAGCATGTCTCAAATGACAAG GTATATGCTGAAACTGTTGAGCCAATTGTGCCCCTGATATTCAGAAAAACAAAGGCGACATGCTTTGCTTATGGTCAAACAG GGAGTGGGAAGACTTACACTATGCAGCCACTACCCTTGAGAGCTTCCCGAGATATCTTGACGTTAATACACCATACTTACAGAAACCAAGGATATCAACTGTTTCTCAGTTTTTTTGAGATATATGGAGGGAAACTGTTTGATCTTCTCAATGACCGCAA GGGCTTGAGCATGAGAGAAGATGGAAAGAAGCAGGTCTGCATTGTTGGCTTGGATGAATATAAAGTATCTGATACTGAAACAATAATGGGTTTAATTGAGAGAGGAAATGCCTCGAGAAGCACTGGAATTACAGGTGCAAATGAGGAGTCTTCCAGATCACATGCTATACTCCAGCTTGCTGTTAAGAGAGCTGCTGATGCCAGTGAATCAAAATCTCCTCGAATAGTTGGGAAGCTTTCATTCATAGACCTTGCTGGAAGTGAACGTGGTGCAGACACAACAGATAATGATAAGCAAACTAG AATGGAAGGGGCGGAAATCAACAAGAGCTTGCTTGCTTTGAAAGAATGTATTAGAGCTCTTGACAATGACCAGAATCATATTCCTTTCAGAGGGAGTAAGCTTACAGAGGTCTTGCGAGATTCTTTTGTAGGGAACTCACGAACAGTCATGATATCATGCATTTCTCCAAACTCCGGTTCTTGTGAACACACTCTTAACACCCTCAGATATGCTGACAG AGTCAAGAgtctatccagggggaacaaCTCGAAAAGGGACTCAAAAACCCAAAGCTCGAGCTCAACCCTTATACCTAACCTTGAAGACAACCCAAATAACAATGGTCCAAATAGACGCAACCGATTTGGATGGTCCAGAGAGTTTGAAAAAGAATCTCCTCCATCTCCCATCATTGAACGTGTTCACAGTGGAAGGGTGGAAAAAAGTAACTCCTTTACATATTTAGATGATAACAAGGGGACCAGGGGAGGTCTAGTCGACATGTCACTAGATTATTATGACAACTCTGAAGAACTATCTGGACAAGAGAGCCCCTCTTGGATGAAGGATAAAAGGGGTGAGATCAACCAAATGCCGGAATTGCATAGTAAGATGTGTGGTAATAATGCGAGTTCTGATGACGATCTCAATGCATTACTCAAG GAAGAGGAGGACCTGGTTGCTTCTCACAGAAGTCTTCTGGAGGAAACCATAGAGCTTGTCAGGGAG GAGATGAATATGATAATTGAAGCCGATCAACCTGGGAATCAACTAGATGATTATGTCTCAAAGCTAAACTCCATTCTTTCACAGAAAGCAGCAGGGATTCTGAAACTGCAAACCAAGCTAGCCAATTTTAAAAGACGCCTGAATGAACATAACGTTTTGGTTTCCACATGTGGACAGTAA